The following proteins are encoded in a genomic region of Streptomyces collinus Tu 365:
- a CDS encoding SLC13 family permease — translation MVRAAAGLSAADQTWTAEDTWLLVVVGVSIAVVVLLISWARIHPFLALTVSALTVSLLAGESAQKAIVSFTTGLGRITGSVGVLIILGAVLGRILADSGGIEQVVGTLTRVVRPERLPWALTLVAALIGLPMFFEVGFVMLMPLVLQLARQTNYPVLRAGMPVVAGLATVHALVPPHPGPLIAIQAVHAPVGLTMLYGLLVAVPCAIVAGPLFTAYIWPRVPAHVPESATAAFTTGPHGAGAAGHGSSSGHGSGSGPGPGSGADDAGAAVPHRPPSLAVTVGTILLPIVLMTLKAVYDSVPKSRGTLYAVVEFLGTPMIALLVTVFVSLFTFGYSLGFSRRHVQASLAGSFAPVAGVIVIVGAGGGYSQALQDTGVDRAVTLAAGHLHISLLLLAWLIAALMRTIVGSGTIATITAAGIVGPLSHGLPPAEASLLALALGSGAAFAGHVNDAAFWMAKEYFGTTIGGTLRTWTVSHTLLSLTSLGCLLLLDIVV, via the coding sequence ATGGTGCGTGCAGCGGCCGGGCTGTCGGCGGCGGATCAGACCTGGACCGCCGAGGACACGTGGCTCCTGGTGGTGGTCGGCGTGTCCATCGCCGTCGTCGTCCTGCTCATCAGCTGGGCGAGGATCCACCCCTTCCTCGCCCTGACGGTGAGCGCGCTGACCGTCTCGCTGCTCGCCGGGGAGTCCGCCCAGAAGGCCATCGTGTCCTTCACGACCGGCCTGGGCCGCATCACCGGTTCGGTGGGCGTGCTGATCATCCTGGGCGCCGTGCTGGGGCGGATACTGGCCGACTCGGGCGGTATCGAGCAGGTCGTCGGCACCCTGACCCGTGTGGTCCGGCCGGAGCGGCTGCCGTGGGCGCTCACCCTGGTCGCGGCGCTCATCGGGCTGCCGATGTTCTTCGAGGTCGGCTTCGTGATGCTGATGCCCCTGGTGCTGCAACTGGCGCGGCAGACGAACTACCCGGTGCTGCGGGCGGGCATGCCGGTGGTGGCCGGGCTGGCCACGGTGCACGCGCTGGTCCCCCCGCACCCGGGGCCGCTGATCGCCATCCAGGCGGTGCACGCGCCGGTCGGGCTCACCATGCTGTACGGCCTGCTCGTGGCCGTGCCGTGCGCCATCGTCGCCGGTCCCCTGTTCACCGCGTACATCTGGCCCCGGGTGCCGGCGCACGTGCCCGAATCCGCCACCGCCGCCTTCACCACCGGACCGCACGGCGCCGGCGCGGCGGGCCACGGCTCGAGCTCGGGCCACGGCTCCGGCTCCGGCCCCGGCCCCGGCTCCGGTGCGGACGACGCCGGAGCGGCCGTTCCGCACAGGCCGCCGAGCCTCGCGGTCACCGTCGGCACCATCCTGCTGCCGATCGTGCTGATGACGCTCAAGGCCGTCTACGACAGCGTGCCGAAGTCCCGGGGCACGCTGTACGCGGTCGTCGAGTTCCTGGGCACGCCGATGATCGCCCTGCTGGTCACGGTGTTCGTCTCGCTGTTCACCTTCGGGTACTCGCTCGGCTTCAGCCGCCGCCACGTGCAGGCGTCCCTGGCGGGGAGTTTCGCGCCCGTGGCGGGGGTCATCGTGATCGTCGGTGCCGGCGGGGGCTACTCCCAGGCCCTCCAGGACACCGGGGTCGACCGGGCCGTCACGCTGGCCGCCGGCCACCTCCACATCTCCCTGCTGCTGCTCGCCTGGCTGATCGCGGCCCTGATGCGGACCATCGTGGGTTCCGGCACCATCGCCACCATCACCGCGGCCGGCATCGTCGGCCCGCTCTCGCACGGTCTGCCGCCCGCCGAGGCGTCCCTGCTCGCGCTGGCCCTGGGCTCGGGCGCCGCCTTCGCGGGGCACGTCAACGACGCGGCCTTCTGGATGGCCAAGGAGTACTTCGGCACCACGATCGGCGGCACGCTGCGCACCTGGACGGTGTCCCACACCCTGCTCTCGCTCACCTCCCTCGGATGCCTGCTGCTGCTGGACATCGTGGTGTGA
- a CDS encoding PP2C family protein-serine/threonine phosphatase, which translates to MAAARPLRTPRLGGRFGPALRGTPLPLLALTAAAVLDAWAPFRTRFGPVLSAVPALAAATCTLTGIVCTGLLTALVATGIAWANGWLIDSPFRVTILCVAAVSVAALEAGAVRLRRERELVNVRLIAETAQRVVLRPVPERLGPVRLNGVYLAAHHQARIGGDAYECLDTAHGVRVLVADIRGKGLPAVEAAAALLTCFREAAHTETSLHRLAQRLEAGTQRHVRATNASSECFATAVVVEIPDEEVVRVVRFGHPRPLLMRGSGRTVPLTPPTSSLPLGLGDLAPKGHQVLTARFRPGDRILLYTDGVTECRAGDGTFYPLAQRLRHWTGLTGPAMLDTLRADLVRHGRGRQQDDAALVLIERVDEDRRDR; encoded by the coding sequence GTGGCCGCAGCACGCCCCCTACGCACACCCCGCCTCGGCGGCCGGTTCGGGCCGGCCCTGCGCGGCACCCCGTTGCCGCTGCTCGCCCTGACCGCCGCCGCCGTGCTGGACGCCTGGGCGCCGTTCCGCACCCGGTTCGGCCCGGTGCTTTCGGCCGTGCCCGCCCTGGCCGCGGCCACCTGCACCCTGACCGGCATCGTCTGCACCGGCCTGCTCACCGCTCTCGTCGCCACCGGCATCGCCTGGGCCAACGGCTGGCTGATCGACTCCCCGTTCCGCGTGACGATCCTCTGCGTGGCCGCGGTCTCCGTCGCCGCCCTGGAGGCGGGCGCCGTACGCCTGCGCCGCGAACGCGAACTGGTCAACGTCCGGCTGATCGCCGAGACGGCGCAGCGCGTGGTGCTGCGCCCCGTGCCCGAGCGCCTCGGACCGGTACGCCTGAACGGCGTCTACCTCGCCGCGCACCACCAGGCCCGCATCGGGGGAGACGCCTACGAGTGCCTGGACACGGCCCACGGGGTACGGGTGCTCGTCGCCGACATCCGGGGCAAGGGGCTGCCCGCCGTCGAGGCCGCGGCCGCGCTGCTGACCTGCTTCCGGGAGGCCGCGCACACCGAGACGTCGCTGCACCGGCTGGCCCAGCGCCTGGAGGCCGGCACCCAGCGCCATGTGCGCGCGACGAACGCCTCCTCCGAGTGCTTCGCCACCGCCGTCGTGGTGGAGATACCCGACGAGGAGGTGGTCCGTGTCGTCCGCTTCGGCCACCCCCGGCCGCTCCTGATGCGCGGCTCGGGCCGCACCGTCCCGCTCACGCCGCCGACGAGCAGTCTGCCCCTGGGCCTCGGCGACCTCGCGCCGAAGGGGCACCAGGTGCTGACCGCGCGCTTCCGGCCGGGCGACCGGATCCTCCTGTACACCGACGGCGTCACCGAATGCCGCGCGGGCGACGGCACGTTCTACCCGCTGGCGCAGCGGCTGCGGCACTGGACCGGTCTGACCGGCCCGGCCATGCTCGACACGCTGCGCGCCGACCTCGTCCGCCACGGGCGCGGCCGGCAGCAGGACGACGCGGCCCTCGTCCTGATCGAGCGCGTCGACGAGGACCGCCGCGACCGCTAG
- a CDS encoding phytoene/squalene synthase family protein, with protein sequence MTARELDAAGITDPRLRDAYTHCRRLNARHGRTYFLATRLLPPGRRPAVHALYGFARHADDIVDVCDGDLRRLADDGTQRRAAALDRLADDLAHGLAGGTGAAPVTVALADTSRRYGIEHRHFTDFLGSMRSDLTVTEYADYGALRAYMHGSAAVIGLQMVPVLGTVVPREEAAPYAAELGVAFQLTNFLRDVGEDLDRGRIYVPQDLLAAHGVDRDLLRHCRDTGRTDPRVVAALRAFEALTRAAYDRAAPGVPLLDPVTRPCIRTAFVLYRGILDAVAGDGWAVLHRRAVVPRRRRVLTAADGLLRVAAARLATRRRSPDTPGTTAPSSARTKEAM encoded by the coding sequence ATGACGGCCCGCGAACTGGACGCCGCCGGCATCACGGACCCGCGGCTGCGTGACGCCTACACCCACTGCCGCCGGCTCAACGCCCGCCACGGCCGCACCTACTTCCTCGCCACCCGGCTGCTCCCGCCCGGACGGCGCCCCGCCGTGCACGCCCTGTACGGCTTCGCCCGCCACGCGGACGACATCGTCGACGTCTGCGACGGCGACCTGCGCCGGCTCGCCGACGACGGGACGCAGCGGCGGGCCGCCGCCCTCGACCGGCTGGCCGACGACCTCGCCCACGGCCTCGCCGGCGGCACCGGCGCCGCGCCGGTCACCGTCGCCCTCGCCGACACCAGCCGCCGCTACGGCATCGAGCACCGCCACTTCACCGACTTCCTCGGCTCCATGCGCAGCGACCTGACCGTCACCGAGTACGCCGACTACGGCGCCCTGCGCGCCTACATGCACGGCTCGGCGGCCGTCATCGGCCTCCAGATGGTCCCCGTCCTCGGCACCGTCGTCCCCCGGGAGGAGGCCGCACCCTACGCCGCCGAACTCGGCGTCGCCTTCCAGTTGACCAACTTCCTGCGGGACGTCGGCGAGGACCTCGACCGCGGCCGGATCTACGTCCCCCAGGACCTGCTCGCCGCGCACGGCGTCGACCGCGACCTGCTGCGCCACTGCCGGGACACCGGCCGCACCGACCCCCGCGTCGTCGCCGCGCTCCGCGCCTTCGAGGCCCTCACCCGCGCCGCCTACGACCGCGCGGCCCCCGGCGTGCCCCTGCTCGACCCCGTCACCCGGCCGTGCATCCGCACGGCGTTCGTCCTCTACCGCGGCATCCTGGACGCCGTCGCCGGCGACGGCTGGGCGGTGCTGCACCGCCGCGCGGTCGTGCCGCGCCGCCGCCGCGTCCTCACCGCCGCCGACGGCCTGCTCCGCGTCGCGGCGGCCCGCCTCGCCACCCGCCGCCGGTCGCCGGACACCCCCGGCACCACCGCTCCGTCGTCCGCCCGCACCAAGGAGGCCATGTGA
- a CDS encoding DUF5914 domain-containing protein, producing the protein MTPAGPPGRGRLPLRLRRAPVAWERQRPTWREARPALIADALKRAQARPSGNWYVVGASRDLRADRPLARTVEGHEVVLWRDRSGDLVAGPGVCPHLGAPLRDSPVRCGTLVCHWHGLALDGAPFAGWEPWPAHDDGVLLWARLDAVGGEEPTPLPPVPVRPDPGRALVAVYTGSGRCEPEDVVANRLDPWHGAWFHPYSFVDLTVVDTPRPTDGRSAPDAFTVDVSFKVAGRLVVPVRTEFTAPGPRTVVMRITDGEGEGSVVETHATPLGTDATGTPRTAVVEAVVAASGRPGFALARRAGPLLAPLVRQAAGRLWRDDLAYAERRWSLRSTGRFPG; encoded by the coding sequence GTGACACCCGCCGGTCCCCCCGGGCGCGGCCGTCTGCCCCTGCGCCTGCGCCGCGCCCCCGTCGCCTGGGAACGCCAGCGCCCCACCTGGCGCGAGGCGCGGCCCGCACTGATCGCCGACGCCCTCAAGCGGGCGCAGGCCCGGCCCAGCGGCAACTGGTATGTCGTCGGCGCCTCCCGCGACCTGCGCGCCGACCGGCCCCTGGCCCGTACCGTGGAGGGACACGAGGTGGTGCTCTGGCGCGACCGGAGCGGCGACCTGGTCGCCGGGCCCGGCGTCTGCCCCCACCTGGGCGCGCCGCTGCGCGACAGCCCGGTGCGCTGCGGCACGCTGGTGTGCCACTGGCACGGACTGGCCCTGGACGGCGCCCCGTTCGCCGGCTGGGAGCCGTGGCCCGCGCACGACGACGGAGTGCTGCTCTGGGCACGCCTGGACGCCGTGGGCGGGGAGGAACCCACCCCCCTGCCACCGGTGCCGGTCCGGCCCGACCCCGGCCGGGCGCTGGTCGCCGTCTACACCGGGAGCGGGCGGTGCGAGCCGGAGGACGTGGTGGCCAACCGCCTCGACCCCTGGCACGGCGCCTGGTTCCACCCGTACTCCTTCGTCGACCTCACCGTCGTCGACACCCCCCGCCCGACGGACGGGCGTTCGGCGCCGGACGCCTTCACGGTCGACGTCTCCTTCAAGGTCGCCGGACGGCTCGTCGTGCCCGTACGCACGGAGTTCACCGCACCCGGACCGCGCACGGTCGTCATGCGGATCACCGACGGCGAGGGCGAGGGCTCGGTCGTGGAGACCCACGCGACACCCCTGGGCACCGACGCGACGGGCACCCCGCGCACCGCCGTGGTCGAAGCCGTCGTGGCCGCCTCCGGACGCCCGGGGTTCGCCCTCGCGCGCCGGGCCGGCCCGCTGCTGGCCCCGCTGGTCCGGCAGGCCGCGGGGCGCCTCTGGCGCGACGACCTGGCCTACGCCGAGCGCCGCTGGTCCCTGCGCTCCACCGGCCGCTTCCCTGGCTGA